The following proteins come from a genomic window of Pseudomonas syringae:
- a CDS encoding cytochrome b/b6 domain-containing protein gives MKTRPIHPWPVRLTHWVNAVGMVCMFMSGWAIYNASPLMPFTFPKFLTLGGWLGGSIAWHFAVMWLLVINGLVYVLYGVLSRHFKRDLLPVRPSEVKRDAVDAMRFRLVHVKGQYNAVQRLMYWLVLLMGALVVVSGLAIWKPVQFQELVALLGGFDFARWVHFGAMTAIGAFVVVHLLLVVLVPSTLLPMITGGRQPNEEGAAKP, from the coding sequence ATGAAAACCCGTCCCATTCATCCGTGGCCGGTGCGTTTGACTCATTGGGTCAACGCGGTGGGCATGGTCTGCATGTTCATGAGCGGTTGGGCCATCTACAACGCGTCGCCGCTGATGCCGTTCACCTTTCCCAAATTCCTGACACTCGGCGGCTGGCTGGGCGGCTCCATTGCCTGGCACTTCGCGGTGATGTGGCTATTGGTCATCAACGGCCTGGTGTATGTGCTGTATGGCGTGCTCAGTCGCCATTTCAAGCGCGATCTGCTGCCGGTTCGGCCTTCCGAGGTGAAGCGCGATGCTGTTGATGCGATGCGTTTTCGACTGGTGCACGTCAAAGGCCAGTACAACGCCGTGCAACGCCTGATGTATTGGCTGGTGCTGCTCATGGGCGCGCTGGTGGTGGTGTCGGGGCTCGCCATCTGGAAGCCGGTGCAGTTCCAGGAGCTGGTGGCCTTGCTGGGTGGTTTTGATTTTGCCCGCTGGGTGCATTTTGGTGCGATGACGGCGATCGGCGCGTTTGTTGTGGTGCATCTGCTGCTGGTGGTGCTGGTGCCGAGCACCTTGTTACCGATGATTACCGGCGGCCGCCAGCCGAACGAAGAAGGGGCTGCCAAGCCATGA
- a CDS encoding heavy metal response regulator transcription factor encodes MHILLIEDDTKTGEYLKKGLGESGYGVDWTQHGADGLHLALENRYDLIVLDVMLPGIDGWQIIEVLRARQDVPVLFLTARDQLQDRIRGLELGADDYLVKPFSFTELLLRIRTILRRGVVREADHFHLADLELDLLRRRVTRQQQVIVLTNKEFALLHLLLRREGDVLSRAQIASEVWDMNFDSDTNVVDVAIKRLRSKVDLPYPVKLIHTVRGIGYVCEVRPCDVSLP; translated from the coding sequence ATGCATATCCTGCTAATTGAAGACGACACCAAAACCGGCGAGTACCTGAAGAAGGGCCTCGGCGAATCCGGCTACGGGGTCGACTGGACCCAGCACGGTGCCGACGGCCTGCACCTGGCGCTGGAAAACCGTTACGACCTGATCGTGCTGGACGTGATGCTGCCCGGCATCGACGGCTGGCAGATCATCGAAGTACTGCGCGCCCGGCAGGACGTGCCCGTGCTGTTCCTCACCGCCCGCGACCAGTTGCAGGACCGGATTCGCGGCCTGGAGCTGGGCGCTGACGACTACCTGGTCAAGCCGTTTTCCTTCACCGAACTGCTGCTGCGCATCCGCACCATCCTGCGCCGTGGCGTGGTCCGCGAGGCCGATCATTTTCACCTGGCCGATCTGGAGCTCGATCTGCTGCGTCGCCGCGTGACGCGTCAGCAACAAGTCATCGTGCTGACCAACAAGGAGTTCGCCCTGCTGCATCTATTGCTGCGTCGCGAAGGTGATGTGCTGTCACGAGCGCAGATCGCCTCGGAAGTCTGGGACATGAATTTCGACAGCGACACCAACGTGGTGGACGTTGCCATCAAGCGCCTGCGCAGCAAGGTCGACCTGCCCTATCCGGTCAAACTCATCCACACGGTGCGCGGCATCGGTTACGTGTGCGAGGTACGGCCATGCGACGTCAGCCTTCCCTGA
- a CDS encoding heavy metal sensor histidine kinase, with translation MRRQPSLTLRSTLAFALVAMLTVSGAGLYLYQSIEQTVMQRSDHAVLARLDHFRKLLRYDLTMDNLKGSPQLFENMLDSEEDIFIIGEPGKPPVISVNPQHAPLPELPTVAQDQPLQVDDLRSGMSLQGVPLRAAAAQVVSNGVEVRLQAAHLMVKEMAMLASFRQRIYIAVVLVFLITALLGYVLLRRGLRPLRRMAAHAAAITPASLHKRLDSRDTPVELQQLSDAFNAMLDRLDDGYRRLTQFSADLAHEIRTPVGSLMGHCQVALRQNRSVDEYQALLASNLEELERISRLVESILFLARADEAQAALERQSLDLHDELQRVAGYFEGLAEERNLTLSTRGQGTLLADPILLRRALSNLVANAIRYADEDSEILMRVAAVDRHWRIDVENCGPVLPETTLARLFDRFYRGDASRHESSDSNGLGLAIVTAIMHLHGGRVEVAQPAAGRIRFSLIFPVA, from the coding sequence ATGCGACGTCAGCCTTCCCTGACCCTGCGCTCGACCCTCGCCTTCGCGCTGGTGGCAATGTTGACCGTCAGCGGTGCGGGCCTTTACCTGTACCAGTCCATCGAACAGACCGTCATGCAACGCAGCGACCATGCGGTGCTGGCGCGCCTCGACCATTTTCGCAAGCTGCTGCGCTACGACCTGACCATGGACAACCTCAAAGGCAGCCCGCAACTGTTCGAGAACATGCTCGACAGCGAGGAAGACATCTTCATCATCGGCGAACCGGGCAAGCCGCCGGTGATTTCGGTCAACCCGCAACATGCACCGCTACCGGAACTGCCCACCGTGGCGCAGGACCAGCCGTTACAAGTCGATGACCTGCGCAGCGGCATGAGTCTGCAAGGCGTGCCTTTGCGTGCTGCGGCGGCACAGGTCGTGTCCAATGGCGTCGAGGTGCGCTTGCAGGCGGCGCACCTGATGGTCAAGGAAATGGCCATGCTCGCCAGCTTCCGTCAACGCATCTATATAGCTGTGGTGCTGGTGTTTCTGATCACCGCGCTGCTGGGTTATGTACTGCTGCGGCGCGGTCTGCGGCCGTTGCGCAGGATGGCGGCGCACGCAGCGGCAATCACCCCGGCCAGCCTGCACAAGCGGCTCGACAGCCGCGATACGCCGGTCGAATTGCAACAATTGAGCGACGCCTTCAATGCCATGCTCGACCGGCTGGACGACGGTTATCGGCGTTTGACGCAGTTTTCTGCCGACCTGGCCCACGAGATTCGCACCCCGGTCGGCTCGCTGATGGGCCATTGTCAGGTTGCCCTGCGCCAGAACCGCAGCGTCGACGAGTATCAGGCGCTGCTGGCCTCGAATCTGGAAGAGCTGGAGCGCATCTCGCGGCTGGTGGAAAGCATTCTGTTTCTGGCCCGCGCCGATGAAGCCCAGGCCGCGCTGGAACGTCAGTCGCTGGACCTGCACGATGAACTGCAACGAGTGGCGGGCTATTTCGAAGGGTTGGCAGAAGAACGCAATCTGACCCTGAGCACCCGCGGGCAAGGGACGCTGCTGGCCGATCCGATCCTGCTGCGCCGTGCATTGAGCAATCTGGTGGCCAACGCCATTCGCTATGCCGATGAAGACAGCGAGATTCTGATGCGTGTCGCTGCGGTTGATCGACACTGGAGAATCGATGTGGAAAATTGCGGGCCGGTGCTGCCGGAGACCACCCTCGCCCGGCTGTTCGATCGTTTCTATCGTGGCGACGCCTCACGCCATGAAAGCTCTGACTCCAATGGCCTGGGCCTGGCGATTGTCACGGCGATCATGCACCTGCATGGCGGCCGGGTCGAAGTCGCTCAACCCGCCGCGGGCAGAATCCGCTTCAGCCTGATATTTCCAGTGGCGTAA
- a CDS encoding polysaccharide lyase family 7 protein, with the protein MIDLATWNLSVPVGSPATIIETPKLVKGYRDGYFQSGDTLFFWAPVTGSTTENAKYPRSELRETTADGRVFNWAYSSANNFLRATLEVDQVPSSGKIVIGQIHCYQSTEPLLKVEYQYKEKLKTGNIVAKFRRTPDSEIEVITIAQGVPLDQQFNYTINLSSTGDLTVNAFDAVWYAKLDSAWGSKLFYFKAGVYTQDNTGYTTEGGSATFYKLAIAHEKKT; encoded by the coding sequence ATGATCGACCTTGCCACCTGGAATCTTTCCGTACCCGTCGGTAGTCCTGCGACCATCATTGAGACCCCCAAATTGGTAAAGGGCTATCGGGACGGCTATTTTCAATCGGGAGACACGCTGTTTTTCTGGGCGCCGGTGACCGGGTCGACCACCGAGAACGCCAAGTACCCGCGTTCCGAGTTACGCGAGACAACGGCCGACGGCAGGGTTTTCAACTGGGCCTATTCCAGTGCCAACAATTTTCTGCGCGCTACGCTGGAAGTCGATCAAGTGCCGTCCAGTGGCAAGATCGTGATCGGCCAGATTCACTGCTACCAGAGCACCGAGCCGCTGTTGAAGGTGGAATACCAGTACAAGGAGAAGCTGAAGACAGGCAACATTGTCGCCAAGTTTCGCCGCACGCCGGATTCGGAAATCGAAGTCATCACCATCGCGCAGGGCGTGCCGCTCGATCAGCAGTTCAACTACACCATCAACCTGTCGAGTACCGGTGATCTGACGGTCAATGCTTTTGACGCGGTCTGGTACGCCAAGCTGGATTCAGCCTGGGGCAGCAAGCTGTTCTACTTCAAGGCAGGGGTCTACACCCAGGACAACACGGGCTACACCACTGAAGGCGGCTCGGCCACGTTCTACAAGCTGGCCATCGCTCACGAAAAGAAGACGTGA
- a CDS encoding MarR family winged helix-turn-helix transcriptional regulator encodes MSVESLHRAISSGLVAASRQWRRICQNTLVTYGISEACAGPLLAIARLGDGAHQVKVAQAAGMESPTLVRLLDQLCKAGIVCRTEDPNDRRAKALSLTEKGRALASAIEAELTRLRADVLQGLQPADLEATVRVLQAFADAAQREHGSPV; translated from the coding sequence ATGTCTGTCGAATCACTGCATCGGGCAATCAGCAGTGGTCTGGTGGCGGCCTCTCGTCAATGGCGACGCATCTGTCAGAACACGCTGGTGACCTATGGCATTTCCGAAGCCTGCGCAGGGCCGCTGCTGGCCATCGCGCGCTTGGGCGACGGCGCGCACCAGGTGAAAGTGGCCCAGGCGGCTGGCATGGAAAGCCCGACGCTGGTCCGCCTGCTCGATCAGCTGTGCAAGGCCGGCATCGTCTGCCGTACTGAAGATCCCAACGACCGCCGCGCCAAGGCCTTGAGCCTGACGGAGAAAGGCCGCGCACTGGCCAGCGCCATCGAGGCGGAATTGACCCGCTTGCGCGCCGACGTACTTCAAGGCCTGCAACCCGCCGACCTGGAAGCCACTGTGCGAGTGTTGCAGGCATTTGCCGATGCCGCGCAGCGTGAACACGGGAGCCCGGTTTGA
- a CDS encoding FUSC family protein, with product MNGFFSSVPPARDWFYGVRTFGASMLALYIALLMEMPRPYWAMATVYIVSSPFVGPTSSKALYRAAGTLAGAAASVLLVPMFVQTPLLLAIVVGLWTGTLLFLSLHLRTANSYALMLAGYTMPLISLPVVDNPQAVFDIAVSRTEEIFLGIICAAVIGAMFWPRRLAPVFQATTEKWFSDASTYSERFISRSCQAEEIGALRNAMVGSFNSLEMMIGQLRHEGARKQTVRNANELRGRMIHLLPVIDALDDALWALERRTPELLASVSPLLQHVYDWLKNTAEGPQDEQWQQLHAELERLQPDSVQLDDRDQLLLSNTLFRLSEWIDLWQDCRTLQYAIKTDDQTPWRAVYRHWRLGRLTPFLDRGLMLYSVASTVLAIIAASVLWILLGWKDGASAVALAAVSCSFFAAMDDPAPQIYRFFFWTMLSVVFASLYLFVVLPNLHDFPMLVLAFAVPFICVGTLTVQPRFFLGTLLTIVNTSSFISIQSAYDADFMNFLNSNLAGPAGLLFAFIWTLVFRPFGVELAVKRLTRFSWRDIASLSEESSLAEHRRMGVQMLDRLMQQLPRLTLTAQDTGIALRELRVALNMLDLLAYTRRATPAAQAQLRQVIDEVSGYFKHCSKAGERLPAPRGLLMAMDRARRALTDQEMGDNPARVHLLHALSGLRLALLPGVEIVTVGGEMTEQLPHNIDGAPL from the coding sequence TTGAACGGTTTTTTCTCCAGCGTGCCACCGGCACGCGACTGGTTCTACGGTGTGCGCACCTTCGGCGCGTCGATGCTGGCGCTTTATATCGCGCTGCTGATGGAAATGCCCCGCCCGTACTGGGCGATGGCCACCGTGTACATCGTCTCCAGCCCGTTCGTAGGCCCGACCAGCTCCAAAGCGCTGTACCGCGCTGCCGGAACGCTGGCCGGTGCGGCGGCTTCCGTACTGCTGGTGCCGATGTTCGTGCAAACACCGCTGTTATTGGCCATCGTGGTCGGGCTGTGGACCGGTACGCTGCTGTTTCTGTCCCTGCACCTGCGCACCGCGAACAGCTATGCGCTGATGCTGGCCGGCTACACCATGCCGCTGATTTCCCTGCCGGTGGTCGACAATCCACAGGCGGTATTCGATATCGCCGTGTCGCGCACCGAGGAAATCTTCCTCGGCATCATTTGCGCTGCGGTCATCGGCGCGATGTTCTGGCCGCGCCGCCTGGCACCGGTGTTTCAGGCCACTACGGAGAAGTGGTTCAGTGACGCCTCGACCTACAGCGAGCGCTTCATCAGTCGCAGCTGTCAGGCCGAGGAAATCGGCGCACTGCGCAACGCGATGGTCGGCAGTTTCAACTCGCTGGAAATGATGATCGGCCAGTTACGCCACGAAGGCGCACGCAAGCAAACCGTGCGCAACGCCAACGAACTGCGCGGCCGGATGATCCATCTGCTGCCGGTCATTGATGCACTTGACGACGCGCTATGGGCGCTGGAACGGCGCACGCCCGAGCTTCTGGCTAGCGTCTCGCCGTTGTTGCAGCACGTCTACGACTGGCTGAAAAATACCGCCGAAGGTCCGCAAGACGAGCAATGGCAGCAGTTGCACGCTGAGCTGGAGCGCTTGCAACCGGACTCCGTGCAACTGGACGATCGTGATCAGTTGCTGCTGTCCAACACCCTGTTCCGCCTCAGCGAATGGATTGATCTGTGGCAGGACTGCCGCACCCTGCAATACGCGATCAAGACCGACGATCAGACACCCTGGCGTGCGGTGTATCGCCATTGGCGACTGGGCCGGCTGACGCCGTTTCTTGATCGCGGCCTGATGCTCTATTCGGTGGCCTCGACCGTGCTGGCGATCATCGCCGCATCGGTGCTGTGGATTCTGCTCGGCTGGAAGGACGGCGCCAGTGCGGTGGCGCTGGCGGCAGTGTCGTGCAGCTTCTTTGCAGCGATGGACGACCCGGCCCCGCAAATCTACCGGTTCTTTTTCTGGACCATGCTGTCGGTGGTGTTTGCCAGCCTGTACCTGTTCGTGGTGCTGCCCAACCTGCACGACTTCCCGATGCTGGTGCTGGCCTTCGCCGTGCCGTTCATTTGTGTCGGCACCCTGACCGTGCAGCCGCGCTTCTTTCTCGGCACGCTGCTGACCATCGTCAACACCTCGTCCTTCATCAGCATCCAGAGCGCCTACGATGCGGACTTCATGAACTTCCTCAACTCCAACCTGGCGGGTCCGGCCGGGCTGTTGTTTGCCTTTATCTGGACACTGGTGTTTCGCCCGTTCGGGGTTGAACTGGCAGTCAAACGCCTGACCCGCTTCAGCTGGCGCGACATTGCCAGCCTCAGCGAGGAATCATCGCTGGCCGAGCACCGGCGCATGGGCGTGCAGATGCTCGACCGTCTGATGCAGCAACTGCCGCGTCTGACGCTCACCGCGCAGGACACCGGCATTGCCCTGCGCGAACTGCGAGTGGCGCTGAACATGCTCGACCTGCTTGCCTACACCCGGCGTGCCACACCCGCTGCCCAAGCGCAGTTGCGTCAGGTGATCGATGAGGTCAGCGGTTATTTCAAGCACTGCAGCAAAGCCGGTGAACGACTGCCCGCACCGCGAGGCCTGTTGATGGCCATGGACCGCGCGCGCCGCGCGCTGACCGATCAGGAAATGGGCGACAACCCGGCCCGTGTCCACCTGCTGCACGCGCTCAGCGGCCTGCGTCTGGCGTTGTTGCCGGGCGTAGAGATCGTCACCGTGGGCGGGGAAATGACCGAGCAACTGCCGCACAACATCGATGGAGCGCCCCTGTGA
- a CDS encoding DUF1656 domain-containing protein — MIGDLDISGIFIPTFLAMMGIAYLLFLGVHAVLLRAHFYRLVWHRALFNVGLYALLLGAVDTLSRYLMT; from the coding sequence GTGATCGGTGATCTGGACATCAGCGGGATCTTCATTCCCACGTTCCTGGCGATGATGGGCATCGCCTATCTGCTGTTTCTCGGAGTGCACGCAGTGCTGCTGCGTGCGCACTTCTACCGCCTGGTCTGGCACCGGGCTTTATTCAACGTAGGTCTATACGCTTTGTTGCTCGGCGCCGTGGATACTCTCAGTCGATACCTGATGACATGA
- a CDS encoding efflux RND transporter periplasmic adaptor subunit has translation MKKPILTLGRVVLTLLVVTLAAVVVWRMVMYYMYAPWTRDGHIRADVVQIAPDVSGLIQKVEVTDNQPVHKGQVLFTIDQDRFRLSLRQAQATVAERQETWQQARRENTRNRSLGNLVAREQLEESQSREARALSALGEARVAVDAAQLNLDRSVIRSPVDGYLNDRAPREHEFVTAGRPVLSVVDAASFHIDGYFEETKLDGIHVGQGVDIRVIGDNARLTGHVVSIVAGIEDRDRTSGSNLLPNVNPAFSWVRLAQRIPVRIAFDDVPKDFRMIAGRTATVSIIADTQETSR, from the coding sequence ATGAAAAAACCGATACTGACACTGGGCCGCGTGGTCCTGACCCTGCTGGTTGTCACCCTGGCCGCCGTCGTCGTGTGGCGGATGGTGATGTATTACATGTATGCGCCGTGGACCCGAGACGGCCACATTCGCGCCGATGTCGTGCAGATCGCGCCGGACGTGTCCGGGCTGATTCAAAAGGTCGAGGTGACTGACAACCAGCCGGTACACAAAGGCCAGGTGCTGTTCACCATCGATCAGGACCGCTTCCGCCTGTCGTTGCGTCAGGCTCAGGCCACGGTCGCCGAGCGCCAGGAAACCTGGCAGCAGGCGCGGCGCGAGAACACGCGTAACCGCAGCCTCGGCAATCTGGTCGCCCGTGAGCAACTGGAAGAAAGCCAGTCCCGGGAAGCCCGCGCACTGTCAGCGCTGGGTGAGGCACGGGTGGCCGTGGACGCTGCGCAACTGAATCTGGATCGCTCGGTGATTCGCAGCCCGGTAGACGGCTACCTCAACGACCGCGCGCCCCGCGAGCATGAGTTCGTCACTGCCGGGCGTCCGGTGCTGTCGGTGGTCGATGCGGCTTCGTTCCACATCGACGGCTATTTCGAGGAAACCAAGCTGGACGGCATTCATGTCGGCCAGGGCGTGGACATTCGCGTCATCGGCGACAACGCCCGGCTGACCGGCCATGTAGTGAGCATCGTCGCCGGTATCGAAGACCGCGACCGCACCAGCGGCTCGAACCTGCTGCCCAACGTCAACCCGGCGTTCAGTTGGGTGCGGCTGGCGCAGCGGATTCCAGTGCGGATCGCCTTCGACGATGTGCCCAAGGACTTCCGCATGATCGCCGGGCGGACCGCGACGGTGTCGATCATCGCGGATACCCAGGAGACCAGCCGATGA
- a CDS encoding efflux transporter outer membrane subunit: MKHAARLSALGLSVLLSACQTVGPDYRLPEDGAINRPDLQGELAGRSVNTVSAPVPAHWWRLYQDPRVDELVRQAMASNTDLRVAAANLQRSRYQNSEAEAAGGFTNGAKIGAQRVQESGESFLLTDKVPVSNVGDVGITTSYQFDLFGTLQRGIEAAQANVDANQAAVDTARITVVADVVRAYTQICAANEELDIARESLDLQQQSVTLNQRLRDAGRGDETQVTRSQTQFKSLRAEMPRYEARRQAAMFRLSMLLARPVEQLPAGVNTCNELPHIAQVMPIGDGAALLKRRPDVRQAERHLAMSTAEIGVATGELYPDISIGASIGTTGLIENLGKPAANRWGFGPLLNWTLPSNGSRARIHQAEASAQASLARFDGVVLNAIRETQTGLAQYTALLDRRDALKDAEQSAREAADQTHRFYQAGRASFLADLQATRTYTDVRAQLAEANTEVAMGQINLFLALGGGWEKDGVAGK, encoded by the coding sequence ATGAAACACGCCGCACGCCTGAGTGCGCTCGGTTTGAGCGTCCTGCTGTCAGCCTGTCAGACAGTCGGGCCGGATTACCGATTGCCGGAAGACGGCGCGATCAATCGCCCGGATTTGCAGGGCGAACTGGCGGGCCGTTCGGTCAACACCGTCTCGGCGCCGGTGCCTGCGCACTGGTGGCGTCTGTATCAGGACCCGCGTGTAGATGAACTGGTGCGCCAGGCGATGGCGTCCAATACCGATCTGCGCGTCGCTGCCGCCAACCTGCAACGCTCTCGCTATCAGAACTCAGAAGCCGAGGCAGCGGGCGGTTTCACCAACGGTGCGAAGATCGGCGCGCAACGGGTGCAGGAATCGGGCGAGTCGTTTCTGCTGACCGACAAGGTGCCGGTGTCCAATGTCGGCGATGTGGGTATCACCACGTCCTACCAGTTCGATCTGTTCGGCACCTTGCAGCGTGGCATCGAGGCAGCGCAGGCCAACGTCGATGCCAATCAGGCGGCGGTCGATACAGCACGCATCACAGTGGTCGCCGATGTCGTGCGCGCCTACACACAGATCTGCGCGGCCAACGAAGAACTTGATATCGCCCGCGAATCGCTGGATCTGCAACAGCAGAGCGTGACCCTCAACCAGCGCCTGCGTGATGCCGGACGTGGCGATGAAACCCAGGTCACACGCTCGCAGACCCAGTTCAAATCGTTGCGCGCTGAAATGCCACGTTACGAAGCTCGCCGTCAGGCGGCGATGTTCCGCCTGTCGATGCTGCTCGCCAGACCGGTCGAGCAATTGCCGGCCGGGGTCAACACCTGCAACGAGCTGCCACACATTGCCCAGGTGATGCCGATAGGCGATGGCGCCGCGCTGCTCAAACGCCGCCCCGACGTGCGTCAGGCCGAACGGCATCTGGCGATGTCCACGGCCGAGATTGGTGTGGCTACCGGCGAGCTTTACCCGGACATCAGCATCGGCGCGAGCATTGGCACCACGGGCCTTATCGAAAACCTCGGCAAACCGGCCGCCAACCGCTGGGGCTTCGGGCCGCTGTTGAACTGGACCCTCCCGTCGAATGGGTCGCGGGCGCGTATCCATCAGGCTGAAGCATCTGCCCAGGCATCCTTGGCACGCTTCGATGGTGTGGTGCTCAACGCCATCCGCGAAACCCAGACCGGGCTGGCGCAATACACCGCCCTGCTCGACCGCCGCGATGCGCTGAAAGACGCCGAGCAATCGGCCAGGGAGGCGGCTGACCAGACCCACCGTTTCTATCAGGCCGGACGCGCATCGTTCCTCGCAGATCTGCAAGCGACCCGGACCTACACCGACGTCCGCGCGCAACTGGCCGAGGCCAACACCGAAGTGGCCATGGGGCAGATCAACCTGTTTCTGGCACTGGGCGGCGGTTGGGAGAAGGATGGCGTGGCCGGGAAGTAA
- a CDS encoding GNAT family N-acetyltransferase, protein MQYSGEGFSLRVLTFDDSELIHRYENANRRHLQPWEPLRGEDYFILENARSRVQQQWESMQACSAFFFLITEPERGELLGRCSYTNIVRGAFQACHLGFSLAETAQGRGLMKRALEVTNRYCFEQMGLHRIMANHMPANVQSERLLQSLGFEKEGYARAYLNIAGVWEDHVLRSLINPGVT, encoded by the coding sequence ATGCAGTATTCAGGCGAGGGCTTTTCTCTCAGGGTGTTGACGTTTGATGATTCTGAGTTGATCCACCGTTACGAAAATGCCAATCGCAGGCATCTGCAGCCTTGGGAACCGTTGAGAGGCGAGGACTACTTCATCCTCGAAAACGCCCGATCACGGGTTCAGCAGCAGTGGGAAAGCATGCAGGCCTGCAGCGCGTTTTTTTTCCTGATCACGGAGCCCGAGCGCGGCGAGCTGCTGGGGCGGTGCAGTTATACGAATATCGTGAGGGGGGCTTTCCAGGCCTGCCACCTTGGTTTCTCGCTGGCCGAAACGGCTCAGGGCCGGGGATTGATGAAACGGGCGCTTGAGGTGACCAATCGTTACTGTTTCGAGCAGATGGGCCTGCACCGGATTATGGCCAATCACATGCCGGCCAATGTGCAAAGCGAGCGACTGCTGCAGTCGCTGGGCTTTGAAAAAGAGGGCTATGCGCGTGCCTACCTGAACATTGCCGGGGTCTGGGAAGATCATGTTCTGAGGTCGTTGATTAACCCGGGAGTGACCTGA
- a CDS encoding ion transporter — protein MDTSLSRRERLHIVIFEADTPAGRMFDKIVLVAILLSLLVTVIDSIESIHRDYAMLFAWVEWGFTLLFAIEYILRLYCSPRPLKYAFSFYGLVDLLAIVPGVLSIYYSDAQYLLIVRIIRMLRIFRVLKLGTYLRQANYLLAALRGSKQKIIVFLVTVSTLVTVFGTLMYVIEGPEHGFTSIPKGIYWAIVTLTTVGFGDIVPKTPVGQMLSSLVMIIGYSIIAVPTGIFTAELANAMRGEQLKHDCPVCSKNVHEHDAAFCSRCGNQLFAKLEHKA, from the coding sequence ATGGACACCTCTCTCAGCCGTCGCGAGCGGCTGCATATCGTTATCTTTGAAGCCGATACGCCTGCCGGGCGGATGTTTGACAAGATTGTGCTGGTGGCGATTCTGCTCAGTCTGCTGGTCACGGTCATCGACAGCATCGAGAGCATTCATCGCGATTACGCGATGCTGTTCGCCTGGGTCGAATGGGGGTTCACGCTGCTGTTCGCGATTGAATACATCCTGCGCCTGTACTGTTCACCCCGGCCGCTGAAGTACGCCTTCAGCTTCTATGGCCTGGTGGACCTGCTGGCGATTGTGCCGGGCGTGCTGTCGATTTATTACAGCGACGCCCAGTACCTGCTGATCGTGCGGATCATCCGTATGCTGCGGATTTTCCGGGTGCTCAAGCTCGGCACCTACCTGCGTCAGGCCAACTACCTGCTGGCAGCGCTGCGCGGCAGCAAACAGAAGATTATCGTGTTTCTGGTCACCGTTTCGACCCTGGTCACGGTGTTCGGCACGCTGATGTATGTGATCGAAGGCCCGGAGCATGGCTTCACCAGCATTCCCAAAGGCATTTACTGGGCTATCGTGACCCTTACCACCGTGGGTTTCGGCGATATCGTGCCCAAAACGCCGGTCGGTCAGATGCTCTCGTCGCTGGTGATGATCATCGGTTACTCGATCATCGCCGTGCCCACCGGAATATTCACCGCCGAACTGGCCAATGCCATGCGCGGCGAACAGTTGAAGCACGATTGCCCGGTCTGCTCGAAGAACGTCCATGAGCACGATGCGGCGTTTTGTTCGCGTTGCGGAAATCAGTTGTTTGCGAAACTGGAGCACAAGGCATAA